A single genomic interval of Carassius auratus strain Wakin chromosome 30, ASM336829v1, whole genome shotgun sequence harbors:
- the mtmr2 gene encoding phosphatidylinositol-3,5-bisphosphate 3-phosphatase MTMR2, with amino-acid sequence MEESGSVDSVESLCSSTTTRSDRSSGPRVSDTELRSKGKATERIYKDPSKGELPLLPEELVQDSAKDVTYICPFLGPVRGSLTVTNYRLFFRSTDREPVFQLDLPLGVLSRVEKIGAATSRGDVSYGLVCKDMRNLRFVHKEPEDSLKKSVFEVLMKFAFPVSNNMSLFAFEYKQVFPENGWKVYDPLAEYKRQGLPNESWRISKVNDHYELCDSYPAALFVPVTITDEELRRVSSFRAKGRIPVLSWIHPESQAAVVRASQTMVGQNGRRCKEDEKLLQAIMDANAQSHKLFIFDARPSVNAAANKMKGGGFESEDAYQNAELVFLDIHNIHVMRESLRKLKEVVYPNIEDSHWLSNIESTHWLEHIKLILAGALRIADKVESGKTSVVVHCSDGWDRTPQLTSLALIMLDSHYRTIRGFQILLEKEWLSFGHRFQQRVGHGDKNHTDADRSPIFLQFIDCVWQMTRQFPAAFEFNEYFLITILDHLYSCLFGTFLCNSEQQRLKEEVPKHTVSLWSFVNSQLEEFVNPLYVHYPSHVLFPTVGIRHLQLWVTYYIRWNPRMRPQEPVHQRYKELLAKRAELQKRVEELQREAANRTATSSSERPGSPTRSITPVQTFV; translated from the exons ATGGAGGAGAGCGGCAGTGTGGACAGCGTGGAGTCGCTGTGCAG CTCCACCACGACGCGCTCGGACCGCTCCAGTGGCCCCAGAGTTTCAGACACAGAGCTGCGG AGTAAAGGAAAGGCAACTGAAAGG ATCTACAAAGACCCCAGTAAAGGCGAACTTCCTCTTCTGCCAGAGGAACTGGTTCAGGATTCCG ctAAAGATGTGACTTACATTTGTCCGTTCCTTGGGCCTGTTAGAGGATCTCTGACCGTCACTAACTACAGACTTTTCTTCAGAAGCACTGACAGA GAACCGGTGTTTCAGCTGGATCTACCACTGGGGGTTTTGAGCAGAGTAGAGAAGATTGGAGCAGCAACTAGCAGAGGAGATGTCTCTTACGGCCTTGTCTGCAAG GATATGAGGAACCTACGTTTTGTACACAAGGAGCCTGAGGACTCACTAAAGAAGTCCGTGTTTGAGGTTCTGATGAAGTTTGCTTTTCCAGTGTCAAACAACATG TCCCTCTTTGCATTTGAGTATAAGCAGGTATTTCCTGAGAATGGGTGGAAGGTGTATGACCCACTGGCTGAATACAAGAGACAG ggtcTTCCAAACGAGAGCTGGAGGATCTCCAAGGTAAATGATCACTACGAGCTGTGTGATTCATACCCAGCAGCGCTATTTGTCCCAGTAACCATTACTGATGAGGAACTGCGACGCGTCTCCAGCTTTAGGGCCAAAGGACGCATTCCG GTGCTGTCATGGATCCACCCGGAGAGTCAGGCCGCAGTGGTGCGTGCCAGTCAAACGATGGTGGGCCAGAACGGCCGCCGCTGCAAAGAAGATGAGAAGCTCCTTCAGGCCATTATGGACGCAAACGCTCAATCACACAAACTGTTCATATTCGATGCCAGACCAAGTGTGAATGCTGCGGCTAACAAG ATGAAAGGAGGTGGGTTTGAGAGTGAAGATGCTTATCAGAATGCTGAACTGGTATTTCTGGACATCCACAACATTCATGTAATGCGTGAGTCACTAAGGAAACTGAAGGAGGTTGTCTATCCCAACATTGAGGATTCTCATTGGCTTTCCAATATCGAGTCCACCCACTGGCTGGAGCATATTAAG tTGATCCTGGCTGGAGCTTTAAGGATAGCTGATAAGGTGGAGTCTGGGAAAACCTCAGTGGTGGTTCATTGCAGTGACGGCTGGGACAGAACTCCTCAGCTGACCTCACTGGCCTTGATAATGCTGGACTCTCACTACAGAACCATACGAGGATTTCAGATACTGCTGGAGAAAGAGTGGCTCAGCTTCGGTCACCGCTTCCAACAG CGAGTGGGCCATGGTGATAAGAATCACACAGATGCCGATCGCTCACCAATCTTCCTGCAGTTCATTGATTGTGTTTGGCAGATGACAAGACAG TTTCCTGCAGCTTTCGAGTTCAATGAGTATTTCCTCATAACAATACTGGATCACCTCTACAGCTGCCTCTTTGGCACATTTCTGTGCAACAGTGAGCAGCAAAGACTTAAAGAG GAAGTCCCGAAGCACACTGTGTCTCTATGGTCGTTTGTGAACAGTCAGCTAGAAGAGTTTGTGAATCCGCTGTATGTACATTATCCCTCCCATGTGCTCTTCCCCACCGTTGGTATACGACACCTCCAGCTCTGGGTCACCTACTACATACGCTGGAATCCTCGCATGCGACCACAG